In the Salvia splendens isolate huo1 chromosome 16, SspV2, whole genome shotgun sequence genome, ttgaattttgccAGTGTGTTGTTAACTTAAATCCATGTATTCCTCTACTGAAAAAAGCGtaatttttttggaaaattttaaatacattaaaattcaaGGGTTTAGACATCACTTTCAAATATAACCTCACACACACGAGAAAACCCCACACACACGTCAGTTTCTCCTCATATTCACTACATGATCAAGAAAATACTAAAACAAACAAATCCATgaacaaaacataaacatcacactGTTATCACTGTCAACCCCAGTGCATATATAAGTCGCGGTACCCAAGAAACAATGCCTCCATGATATATCGATGGAGTGTTGATTTGAATCTATCTTTATCTTAGCATATATCATTGCTACTAATTCGGAAAATGAAACACACGAATTCAATACGATGGAGGCTCTCGCACGAGGTGGATCATAACCAATGCCCACTTGAGGAAGTTGAActattctaccaccccaatataaactcacgaatactggcatgatttctgcaaatatatatatatatatatatatataaaccaaCAACAATTAGAGACAATTTTTTcctataaaccctaatttaagTTAACAACACACTGGCAAAATTCATGGATTTAAATCCTTTTGCCAGTTTGTTCTAAATCCATGCGTCTTTGCCTGTGACGCATAAGTATCATGCGtcgtaaaaaaaattcaaaaaaatagaaagacgcatgtccctcatgcgtttCCCTTAAAcacgcataatcgtcatgcgtttcattaaaaggagacgcatgagggtcaagcgtctctcccaaatgcggaataaaaaaaaagttcagtacatTCGAGCAATGATAATCGTGGTCtagaacaaaagaagaaaaaaccccaAATTGTGTAAGTAACCTCCCTacaaatttattttcaattctGGATTCAAAGTAAAGCTAGGGTTTAGATTCATGCTTTCCCCCAATCCAACATTGTCTCGAGTTAAAATTTAACGCAGAATTGTGCTTATTGAGTTGCTGGATTTTCTTTATCTGTTCTTCAATTGTTTTGGTTTTGTGGATGTAGGTTCGGACTGAAGTCCAAATTTAGAGCGAGGGAAGACCACGAGGATGAGTGAAATTGGTGCAGGATCTGATCCTCCTTTTCCTTCCCTCTCAGTGACATCATCGAAAAGCAGTGGCAACactggatttgatgctaatcgGATTGCAGAAGTGAAAGCATGGCTCGTTTCTCAATTCGACGCAGTTGGAAAGACGTACCTGATTTCGAGTACACTCCTCGGAGCATTGCTCACTTGCACAATATTGCCACCCTCTCCCAGGCTAAGACTCAGGCTGCCACCACTGTGGCAAATGATTTTCGTCAGAAAGCTGCAGAATATCGTTCACAAGGTGGTCTAACTTTTATTTCTGTCTGCTACATGCCTTGGCTTGCTTGTGTGTTACTAATGCATATGGATTCCCACATCCGCAACTTGTTTTTCAATGCGAAAATAATAACTACTGTAGCTGTTAACTTCGTTATGTTTGTTATGTATGAACCTTATTGTTTTTGTGTTGTGTCTTGTTCACCTTATATTACTGCAGATTCTAGGATAAGAGAGATACTAGAGCGTGTTGGATTGGTGCAAGAGAGTTTACCGTCAAATGTGGTATCATCTTCTCAAGTTCTTGCCAGTGTAGCTAAACTGTTGAATATTAGGGATACTGAATTAAGTGGGTGGGTATTCAACTTTAAGGTTATACTCAGAATATCATAAGGAGCTACCAACTTACAAGGAGAAATGCTTTAGTTTTCTTGTGGCAATGGCAGATCAATCTCTGAGAAAAACAGCAGTAGAAGACAAAAGGGCTAAAGTCCAACAGGAGTCCAAAGGACTTCTTGACTATACTCGGAAGGCAATTGCACGATTGACATACCTGAAAAGGTTGATCTGCAAGTTTTTTTTTCCTGATTTGCATGTCAAATTATTTCTCCTTTTTCTAAATGTACCATTTCATTCCAGAACACACACAATTAGAAGATGATATACCTCCTTGTGAAGCTCAAATGGAACACTGGAAGACGAACTTGGCTATAATGGAATCAAAAGAGAGACAGTATCTGCAACAGTATTCTAATTACAAGGTATGCTTATGTTAGGTTAGGTCTCTTTCAAACGGGTTTGAATTTTTCGATGTTGTTCTTATCAGTGTCTTGTGTTCTCAAGAACGAGAATTATGAACTTCAGTTCCAAGTCTAACATAATTTTCCCAGGCAATGCTCAATCGTGTGGGCTATAGCCCAGATATTAGTCATGGCGTGTTGGTAGAAATGGCTGAGCGCAGGAAGGATCTGGAGAAGAAAACAAAACCAATCCTTGAGACATTGAGGAGTTACCAAGACTTGCCTCCTGTAGTTTCCTTTTCCCTCTAGTTATATTTCCTCCCTGCATAGTTATAGCTATTATAGATTTATTTTGAGACTCTGATTTCATCCAGGACAAGGCTCTGGCTGCATTGGCAATTGAGGATAAGAAGAGGCAGTACGCAGCTGCTGAGAAGTATCTTGAAGATGTGTTGCAGTCTGCTCTCGCTTCTTCTGAGTGATGACTGATTAAGGCTGAGTGTCTGTTTTGTGCATTCTTTGTAGAATTGTTTGTGTACTTTTATGATATTTCTTGATGGTTTGAAATATATTGTTCAAATTATATGAAGACTTTAGTATTTCGTGTATAGGCAGCAGTCTGGAATATGGATAACCCATGAATTCGATAGAATATCTGTAAAACAAACATTTCTTGCTAATATCGAAGTTTGAGTTGTTATTCAAGTTATCAGGACCAACAGGGATGAACTGAACAGGTATCGCCGTTACCGTGTTTTTATTTCTCAGTAACATTATGGTACACTTTCCCTTTTTATTTCATAACACACCTTTTATATTCTTTCGAGTTGAGATATTGTACAAAATACTGGGCTACTTGATAAAAGCAAAATAATTCAAGTGATGAATGGTTTGTGAATCATTGtacattatatatatagatCTGAATgttatgtttatatatatagtagaCATGCGTACAAAATCTTGTGAGGTTGGAGAATGTCACATATAAGTACTGCCTTTGCCTTTAGTATAATTAGCCAGCCGACTGGAGAAATATTTTATAGGAAGTTTCCATTTGATCAATGAGTATGCTGCTACCAAGCTTTGTCTCTGTCCAACAATATTCAACAGGAAACAAGCATAATCTGGATAAAAGTAAATCACTATAAATACTTCTTTTTCTTAAATCTATTGCGACCTTCTCTAATTCCAACAAAGGTAACAACATACCTGTTTTGAGGTCATGAAGGCTCCAAGAAATTCATGGGGTCTTCAGTTATCTCGCCGAAAACATCTGGGCATCCGTTCCACGTCCCCTTTTCTCGCGTTTCCCAGTATCCACCAATGTAGCGGAAAGGTCCTTCTCCATCTCTTTCGAACCATCTTGGTTTCCAACCATGTTCTTGCAATTTCCTCGACTGTCACCAGTAGAAAAACCATCTAGTTAGTGCCAAGTGCAAAAACATTTCTATAAAATTTTTTGACTATATCCAGACAAATTAATTTGTCGATTCATTAAGAACAACTGATTACAGAAGATAAGAAACAGTCCATTTTAACAAGAACAAAGAGTTTAAATACATGGAAGGCTTGGATTATTAAGTGACTATACCTATATTTGCTTGGCAACAGATTATCATATTATTTGCACAAGCAAATCTATTATTTTCGCAGCTCAGATCGCGCAGGTTATGTATCAACTGAATAAGAAGCTCTCTTGACCCCAAAAACTGATTAAatcattcataaaaaaaagaagctCATATACCATTCTTTGTCGTGTTTCCAGACGGAGCTTTTCCTCATTTGCCTTGTCAAATTCCCCATTTTCCAGATGCCGTTATGGAAGGCTTGGATTATTAAGTGACTATACCTATATTTGCTTGGCAACAGATTATCATATTATTTGCACAAGCAAATCTATTATTTTCGCAGCTCAGATCGCGCAGGTTATGTATCAACTGAATAAGAAGCTCTCTTGACCCCAAAAACTGATTAAatcattcataaaaaaaagaagctCATATACCATTCTTTGTCGTGTTTCCAGACGGAGCTTTTCCTCATTTGCCTTGTCAAATTCCCCATTTTCCAGATGCCGTTGGTCTGGTCTTAGTCTTGAATCTGTGGCAGGGAGCTTCTCCTTCATCCGTCATGAAATACTTGGAATCAGATAGAGCTATATAAGACAACTAGTGTGCATAAGCGTGAGGAAGAATGAAAAAGGAGCTATCCAATACATCATCTATACCTTCAGTCCCGGTGTCAATTCGTTCAGTGTAATAGCAAAAGAAGTTAGGTTATAGCGAGTAAGGTTCGAGGGAGGCTTATTTCTTTTCCACAATAAAGATGCCTCAGACTTATCTTTTGCATTGTCAGTTTCTTCACCATTTACAAAATACATGCTATTATCCCACTTTCCAAATAATTGAGCCACTTTTTTCCCCGTGGAATCTTCAACAAAACCATTAACCTGTCGAGTTAGTACATATCTTTATATTATTTGGCCAAAGAATAAAATAACTGTTTCCAAGAAGTAGTGCACACATGTACTACTTATATTAGCTTCATGAGCGAAAGAGATGCTGCGAGATTTACCTGGTGAGGATTGCGCTCAAGAATAGACTGCTCCTTGAACTTGAGTTTGCATGAATATTGGCGGTTACCTTGGATATGCATCGTTCcatggtggtcacagtagatgTTTCCGAGAATCAGATTGTAGATGCTGGTTATGACCTGAAAGTAGAAACCATTAAAAAGGAAGTGTTCCATTAACTATTAAGGGGGAAGaaggaaagaaaaataaaatccgTCAACGGTTAAAGACATAAATTATGCACCTTGCTCCACTGGAAAGTCTCCCCATCATCAAACTCTAAATGAAGAGTTCCAACGGGATCGACTTGAATAGATCTTCcccaaaattttgatttaagGTTTGTGTCACACCAAAATCTCCAACCTTTGCCCTCACAGTGACAAGCAATGACAGTAGGGTGGTGACTGACCTATATAGTATATCACAAGTTGGTCGGCATCAAACAAAGAATTCAAGGGAATCACCTTCATCTCAAAAAATGGCAGAAAAAAAACTGAGTCTAGCTTTACAGCACAAAAGCTAGCTTAACATATTTCAACCTCTACATGAGACAAGAAAATGTAAAAGGGAGCGCAGCCATTAACACATGACCAACTACCTAAAATTACTTCCTTATTGCTTGGTGATATGTTAGGGAGAGCTAATGCAGATTTGACAGAATCATCCTAATATACGAGTATATAATGTAGTGATATTAAATATAAGTAAAGCCATTAGCTATCACCTTTTCAGAGAAGAAACGAATTCCTTTTTCTGGATAATCAGCTTCATAAGTTTCACCAAGTAGAGGGTTAAAGGGTTTGCAATTACGGCCTTCTGATGAAGCATATCCCGATACAGCAAATGCAGCAACATTCAAAATCCTCATCAGACTATTTCCCTGGAATTGTAATGCCATATTTCATTAATATATCAGGTGTAATTGAAATTTGTAGGTTAACTCAAACAGTGTTTAAGTGTTTATTTCATGGGAAACATAACTGAAACCTTTCAAGTACAATGCATGCATGAGGTTCACAAGGAAAAAAAACTTCAAAAGCAAGTGCTAGAgaatgtattttttttcataaatttgaCTAGGTTGGTTacctttaaaatattaattatcaCAGAAAAGATTGTGGAGAAACATTGTTGGAAAGCTGTAAACGAAGACTATAGAATTTCTAAAAGAAGAATCTTACTATAAACTGAAAACATTTTCCAATCCGTACATTAACGGAGTAATAAGTAGCAGTTAAAGAATCTAACAGGATAACTTACTACCGACTAACAAACACGAATTGTAGTTTGTCAATAAATTATGAGGTCAAAGAGGCAAGTTCAGATCATAGTAAGGACATAACTAGCAGTTGTTAACTGAAATAGTATGGGAATTAGAAGGCATTAGGTCAGGAGATATTAAGTCAAGAATTGAATATACATCTGATGAAGTTAATGCATAGAAGAAAATGGACCATACCGCTTTCCCATGTTCATAAGCCTGATCCAAAAGATGAGAATACTCCAGATCTTCGAAACATTTTTGCAGCGACGATATTGGTTCGTTAAAATATACAGGGAGGCAAACCCGTGTCAAATCTTTTCCTATGTTGTCCTTAATCATAGACCATAGACTAACACCTTTCTCCTTCTCAGCCGGATCCGGTAGCTTCTTTCTTCTCTCAACTCTTGGATATCTAGGCTCAAGTACATTCTCCTTTCCATCTGCCTTGCACACAATATCAGTTTGATGTCCCAAACTCATGCCACCATCCATCTGATCTTTATCTTTTGATCCAGGACCTGATGTAAGCTCAGAAAAATATTCATTTGTGTCGAAGAAGTGAACCTCCTCCTCATCCGATGCTTCATCAAGGTCTTGCTTTTCGACATCATCTGAAGATTCAGTAGTGCTCCACTCTGTAACCAAGAACAACATCATGTCAGAGAATATAGTACAGCTTTCCAACTTAGACAGTCTAACATATGCATTGAGTTCTGTGTAAATCAGGCAATAAAAGTACGTAATTTTCATGAGAATGAAAAACAGAtacatcctttgatatgtgatAATGAAGTGCGAAAATATATCTATAAATATTGAAGAAGGAATGCATAATCATGCAAAACTTGATTTCAGATCATAAATATCAAAGTTATGCAAAACTTAGTTTAATCGCTTCACCAAAGAAAGATTCAACTATTTCTCAGTTTAATTACTCTCCAAGTGAACAAATCTATATGTTCTCTAGTCGCTGAACTATATATAAATCCTTGTTAGTGCTTATCAAACGTAGAGATATTTTAAAACTGCAAATTATTTTCAGTTATACAAT is a window encoding:
- the LOC121771076 gene encoding oxysterol-binding protein-related protein 2A-like isoform X1; its protein translation is MRVKEMHPLCCITLESAGIGDGSPEPTLLRTDSAIDCGSESNAGGSDVGTSTSSGVTGILYKWTNYGKGWRSRWFTLRDNGVLSYSKSRRPQSPDVILIGSAAATNRKRGKSVGIVHLKISSFRESKSDDRRFYIFTATKTLHLRTNSKKERVAWIEALSSTRSLFSLRPQTGNTPLLTRELSVSTERLKLRLLEEGVGEGVVKDCEQIVLSEFSGVQGQFQLLCRERSNLLDTLRQLEAANIEAEASGINDGGYQLMKHDYRNLAQRKYSEWSTTESSDDVEKQDLDEASDEEEVHFFDTNEYFSELTSGPGSKDKDQMDGGMSLGHQTDIVCKADGKENVLEPRYPRVERRKKLPDPAEKEKGVSLWSMIKDNIGKDLTRVCLPVYFNEPISSLQKCFEDLEYSHLLDQAYEHGKAGNSLMRILNVAAFAVSGYASSEGRNCKPFNPLLGETYEADYPEKGIRFFSEKVSHHPTVIACHCEGKGWRFWCDTNLKSKFWGRSIQVDPVGTLHLEFDDGETFQWSKVITSIYNLILGNIYCDHHGTMHIQGNRQYSCKLKFKEQSILERNPHQVNGFVEDSTGKKVAQLFGKWDNSMYFVNGEETDNAKDKSEASLLWKRNKPPSNLTRYNLTSFAITLNELTPGLKEKLPATDSRLRPDQRHLENGEFDKANEEKLRLETRQRMSRKLQEHGWKPRWFERDGEGPFRYIGGYWETREKGTWNGCPDVFGEITEDPMNFLEPS
- the LOC121771076 gene encoding oxysterol-binding protein-related protein 2A-like isoform X2, which encodes MRVKEMHPLCCITLESAGIGDGSPEPTLLRTDSAIDCGSESNAGGSDVGTSTSSGVTGILYKWTNYGKGWRSRWFTLRDNGVLSYSKSRRPQSPDVILIGSAAATNRKRGKSVGIVHLKISSFRESKSDDRRFYIFTATKTLHLRTNSKKERVAWIEALSSTRSLFSLRPQTGNTPLLTRELSVSTERLKLRLLEEGVGEGVVKDCEQIVLSEFSGVQGQFQLLCRERSNLLDTLRQLEAANIEAEASGINDGGYQLMKHDYRNLAQRKYSEWSTTESSDDVEKQDLDEASDEEEVHFFDTNEYFSELTSGPGSKDKDQMDGGMSLGHQTDIVCKADGKENVLEPRYPRVERRKKLPDPAEKEKGVSLWSMIKDNIGKDLTRVCLPVYFNEPISSLQKCFEDLEYSHLLDQAYEHGKAGNSLMRILNVAAFAVSGYASSEGRNCKPFNPLLGETYEADYPEKGIRFFSEKVSHHPTVIACHCEGKGWRFWCDTNLKSKFWGRSIQVDPVGTLHLEFDDGETFQWSKVITSIYNLILGNIYCDHHGTMHIQGNRQYSCKLKFKEQSILERNPHQVNGFVEDSTGKKVAQLFGKWDNSMYFVNGEETDNAKDKSEASLLWKRNKPPSNLTRYNLTSFAITLNELTPGLKEKLPATDSRLRPDQRHLENGEFDKANEEKLRLETRQRMVYELLFFMNDLISFWGQESFLFS
- the LOC121771076 gene encoding oxysterol-binding protein-related protein 2A-like isoform X4 — its product is MRVKEMHPLCCITLESAGIGDGSPEPTLLRTDSAIDCGSESNAGGSDVGTSTSSGVTGILYKWTNYGKGWRSRWFTLRDNGVLSYSKSRRPQSPDVILIGSAAATNRKRGKSVGIVHLKISSFRESKSDDRRFYIFTATKTLHLRTNSKKERVAWIEALSSTRSLFSLRPQTGNTPLLTRELSVSTERLKLRLLEEGVGEGVVKDCEQIVLSEFSGVQGQFQLLCRERSNLLDTLRQLEAANIEAEASGINDGGYQLMKHDYRNLAQRKYSEWSTTESSDDVEKQDLDEASDEEEVHFFDTNEYFSELTSGPGSKDKDQMDGGMSLGHQTDIVCKADGKENVLEPRYPRVERRKKLPDPAEKEKGVSLWSMIKDNIGKDLTRVCLPVYFNEPISSLQKCFEDLEYSHLLDQAYEHGKAGNSLMRILNVAAFAVSGYASSEGRNCKPFNPLLGETYEADYPEKGIRFFSEKVSHHPTVIACHCEGKGWRFWCDTNLKSKFWGRSIQVDPVGTLHLEFDDGETFQWSKVITSIYNLILGNIYCDHHGTMHIQGNRQYSCKLKFKEQSILERNPHQVNGFVEDSTGKKVAQLFGKWDNSMYFVNGEETDNAKDKSEASLLWKRNKPPSNLTRYNLTSFAITLNELTPGLKEKLPATDSRLRPDQRHLENGEFDKANEEKLRLETRQRMV
- the LOC121771076 gene encoding oxysterol-binding protein-related protein 2A-like isoform X3, with the translated sequence MRVKEMHPLCCITLESAGIGDGSPEPTLLRTDSAIDCGSESNAGGSDVGTSTSSGVTGILYKWTNYGKGWRSRWFTLRDNGVLSYSKSRRPQSPDVILIGSAAATNRKRGKSVGIVHLKISSFRESKSDDRRFYIFTATKTLHLRTNSKKERVAWIEALSSTRSLFSLRPQTGNTPLLTRELSVSTERLKLRLLEEGVGEGVVKDCEQIVLSEFSGVQGQFQLLCRERSNLLDTLRQLEAANIEAEASGINDGGYQLMKHDYRNLAQRKYSEWSTTESSDDVEKQDLDEASDEEEVHFFDTNEYFSELTSGPGSKDKDQMDGGMSLGHQTDIVCKADGKENVLEPRYPRVERRKKLPDPAEKEKGVSLWSMIKDNIGKDLTRVCLPVYFNEPISSLQKCFEDLEYSHLLDQAYEHGKAGNSLMRILNVAAFAVSGYASSEGRNCKPFNPLLGETYEADYPEKGIRFFSEKVSHHPTVIACHCEGKGWRFWCDTNLKSKFWGRSIQVDPVGTLHLEFDDGETFQWSKVITSIYNLILGNIYCDHHGTMHIQGNRQYSCKLKFKEQSILERNPHQVNGFVEDSTGKKVAQLFGKWDNSMYFVNGEETDNAKDKSEASLLWKRNKPPSNLTRYNLTSFAITLNELTPGLKEKLPATDSRLRPDQRHLENGEFDKANEEKLRLETRQRMQI
- the LOC121771076 gene encoding oxysterol-binding protein-related protein 2A-like isoform X5 translates to MRVKEMHPLCCITLESAGIGDGSPEPTLLRTDSAIDCGSESNAGGSDVGTSTSSGVTGILYKWTNYGKGWRSRWFTLRDNGVLSYSKSRRPQSPDVILIGSAAATNRKRGKSVGIVHLKISSFRESKSDDRRFYIFTATKTLHLRTNSKKERVAWIEALSSTRSLFSLRPQTGNTPLLTRELSVSTERLKLRLLEEGVGEGVVKDCEQIVLSEFSGVQGQFQLLCRERSNLLDTLRQLEAANIEAEASGINDGGYQLMKHDYRNLAQRKYSEWSTTESSDDVEKQDLDEASDEEEVHFFDTNEYFSELTSGPGSKDKDQMDGGMSLGHQTDIVCKADGKENVLEPRYPRVERRKKLPDPAEKEKGVSLWSMIKDNIGKDLTRVCLPVYFNEPISSLQKCFEDLEYSHLLDQAYEHGKAGNSLMRILNVAAFAVSGYASSEGRNCKPFNPLLGETYEADYPEKGIRFFSEKVSHHPTVIACHCEGKGWRFWCDTNLKSKFWGRSIQVDPVGTLHLEFDDGETFQWSKVITSIYNLILGNIYCDHHGTMHIQGNRQYSCKLKFKEQSILERNPHQVNGFVEDSTGKKVAQLFGKWDNSMYFVNGEETDNAKDKSEASLLWKRNKPPSNLTRYNLTSFAITLNELTPGLKYFMTDEGEAPCHRFKTKTRPTASGKWGI
- the LOC121771076 gene encoding oxysterol-binding protein-related protein 2A-like isoform X6, which encodes MRVKEMHPLCCITLESAGIGDGSPEPTLLRTDSAIDCGSESNAGGSDVGTSTSSGVTGILYKWTNYGKGWRSRWFTLRDNGVLSYSKSRRPQSPDVILIGSAAATNRKRGKSVGIVHLKISSFRESKSDDRRFYIFTATKTLHLRTNSKKERVAWIEALSSTRSLFSLRPQTGNTPLLTRELSVSTERLKLRLLEEGVGEGVVKDCEQIVLSEFSGVQGQFQLLCRERSNLLDTLRQLEAANIEAEASGINDGGYQLMKHDYRNLAQRKYSEWSTTESSDDVEKQDLDEASDEEEVHFFDTNEYFSELTSGPGSKDKDQMDGGMSLGHQTDIVCKADGKENVLEPRYPRVERRKKLPDPAEKEKGVSLWSMIKDNIGKDLTRVCLPVYFNEPISSLQKCFEDLEYSHLLDQAYEHGKAGNSLMRILNVAAFAVSGYASSEGRNCKPFNPLLGETYEADYPEKGIRFFSEKVSHHPTVIACHCEGKGWRFWCDTNLKSKFWGRSIQVDPVGTLHLEFDDGETFQWSKVITSIYNLILGNIYCDHHGTMHIQGNRQYSCKLKFKEQSILERNPHQVNGFVEDSTGKKVAQLFGKWDNSMYFVNGEETDNAKDKSEASLLWKRNKPPSNLTRYNLTSFAITLNELTPGLKLYLIPSIS